The sequence AGAGCGGCACCAGGGTCAGCCCGGTGCCGTCCCGCAGGGTGTTCAGGATCTTGGTGATCTCGGTCCGGTGCAGCAGGAGTTTCCGGGTGCGGCGCGGCGCGTGGTTGGTCCAGCTGCCGAAGCCGTACTCGGCGATGTGCAGCCCATACAGCATGATCTCGCCGTCGTGCTCCTGGGCGAACGCGTCCACCAGCGACGCGCGGCCCAGGCGCAGCGACTTCACCTCGGTGCCGGCCAGCACCAGGCCCGCCTCGTACGTCTTGAGGATCGCGTAGTCGTGACGTGCCTTCTTGTTCGAGGCGATCAGCTTGGTCCCGGTCTCCTTGGCCACGCCTAGAGACTAGCTAGGGCAGGTCGGCCGGGATCGGGCGGCGCATCGAATACGTGACGCTGCTCAGCCGGTGCGGCTCGTCCTTCACGTGGATCACCGCGCGGTCGTAGGCCTGCCAGCCGGCCGCGCCGGCCCGGTTCAGGTGGCGCAGGTCGTCGAAGCGCTCGTCGGTGCCCCAGCGCAGCACCCCACCCGGGTGGTGGAACGTCGCGGTCCAGTCCATGAACCGGTCGGTGCCCAGCGTGCCCGCCGAGCGGTACTCCAGCCGCGCATACTCCCAATTGGTCACCCGGACGATTATGCCGGTCGCGGGCGGGCGCCGCCGTCCGTACTGGACACTCGAACGTCCCGTCGCGCGGATTCCCGGTCGCCGGCCCGCCGGGCGCCCGATCCGTGCTGGTCAGCGCGTCTCCGCCCGGCCGTGGGCGGCGGGCGAGCCGGGCGGCCGTGACCCCGGTTCCGGAGCGGCCCGGCCGCCGCCCGTCCGGCCGTCACCCTGGCCGTTGTCCCGGCCGTTGTCCCGGTCGTCGCTCCGGTCGTCGCCCGGTCGTCGCGCCGGCCGTCGTCCGGCCGCGGCCCGGCCGGAGGAAGCGGCGGCGACTCGCGCTGCGACCGCCGTGCCGGCGGCCGCCTCGGGGGCGATGATGACGGTACGCCGGGGCGGCGGGGCCTGGGATCGAGAGCGCGAGAGGACCGTACGAATGATCTTCATTACCGCGAAGTTCCTGATCAAGCCGGAGCACGCCGACGAGTGGCCGCGGATCGCCGGGCCGTTCACCGAGGCGACCCGGGCCGAACTGGGCTGCCTCTGGTTCGAGTGGTCCCGCAGCATCGACAACCCGCAGGAGTACGTGCTGGTGGAGGCATTCCGGGACGACGAGGCGGGCGCCGACCACGTCGGCTCGGCGCACTTCAAGCAGGCCCGGCAGGAGCTGCCGCGGTACCTGATGGCCACGCCGAAGATCGTCAGTCAGTCGGTGGAGCAGGACGGCTGGGCGGAACTGGGCGAGATGGCCGTCGAGCGGTAGGCCCGGCCGTACCGGCGGCCGACGCGTTCTGCACCGACCGCCCGGACCTTTCCGGGAAGGGGCCCGGCCTGCCCCGCCGGGCTCGTCCGGCCCCGCCGGGCTCGTCCGGCCCCGCCGGGCTCGTCCGGCCCCGCCGGGCTCGTCCGGCCCCGCCGGGCTCGTCCGGCCCCGCCGGGCTCGTCCGGCCCCGCCGGGCCCGGCCTGCCCCGCTGGGCCCGTCCGGCCCCGCCGGGCTCGGCCGGGCGGTGGATCAGGAGAGGGCGGCGGCGACCGCCGGGTACCAGCGGGCGGCGATCTTCGCGTTGCCCGCGTCGTTGGGGTGGACGCCGTCGTACGTGTCGGTGGCGGTGTCGAAGCCGGTCCACTGGTCGACCACGGTGATCGGGGACGCGGCGGTGCTCAGCCCGGCCGCCCACGCCGGGATCGCGGCGTTCAACTCGATCACCCGCCGGCCGCAGTCCGCGCAGGTGGGCGGATTCAACGGGATGATCTGCGCGACCAGGACCCGCATGTTCGGGTTGCTGGCCCGCATCTGGCCGACCAGCGTGGTGTAGGCGGCCAGGATGGTGGAGGTGGGCAGGTTGCTCCACGCGTCGTTGGTGCCGAAGTGCATCAGGACCACGTCCGGGTCGGTCGCGGCCAGCCAGCCGGTGAGCAGGCTCTGGCCGGCGACGTTGGTGACCAGGTAGCCGCCGTGCCCCTCGTTCTCCCCGTCGTAGGGGAAGCCGCAGCCCTGGCCGGGCAGGGTGCCGACGAAGTCGACCCGGTCGGCGGGCAGCTTCCGCCAGAGCAGGGCGCGCCAGCAGCCCGGGGACCCGGTGATCGAGTCGCCCAGCGCCATGATCCGGGTGGGTGCGTCATCCGGCGGGGTGGTCGGCGTCGCCGGGGTCGTCGGGTTCACCACACCGCCGGTGCACGCCACGCCGTTCAGCGTGAACGCGGTCGGCGCCGGGTTGGCGCCGGTCCACGAGCCGGTGAAGCCGAACGAGGCGGTGCCCCCGGTGGGGATCGATCCGTTCCAGGTCGCGTTGCGGACGGTGACGGTGGTCCCGGACTGGCTGACCGACCCGTTCCAGAGCTGGGTGATGCTCTGCCCGGGGGCCAGCGGGAAGACCAGCGACCAGGACGTCACCGGATCGCCGAGGTTGGTCACGTCGACGGTGGCCCCGAACCCGCCCGGCCACTGGCTGGCCACGGTGTACTCGACGGAGCAGCCGGCGGCCGCGTCCGCCCTGGTGGCGGTGGCGAACAGCAGACCGCTGAGCACGGTGCAGGCGCCGGCCAGAGCGGCCAGCCTTCGTCGGTGCATGGGGATTACCTCCAGTGGGGATACTGGGAGCGTGCCCATCAACGTACATCAATGCGATTGGCGGCCGGTCGGCTTCGACGCCCGGCTGCGGCCGCGCCGCAGCCGGTGGGCCGGTCACTCGGCGGTCAGGGTCGCGGTTCCCAGGTTGCGGATGGAGGCGTCGAGCACCTGGGCCGTGTGCGCCAGGGCGATCTCCCCACCCTGCCGCCGGACCGCCGCCGCGACCTGCATCAGACAGCCCGGGTTCGCGGTGACCAGCAGCGACGCGCCGGTCTGGAGCACCGCGGCGGCCTTGCGGTCACCCAGCTCGGCGGCCGGCTCGGGATTGAGCACGTTCCACACCCCGGCCGACCCGCAGCAGATCTCCGGCTCGGCTATCTCGCGCAGCTCCAGCCCGGGGATCGCGCGCAGCAACGCACGGGGCTGGGTCCGGATGCCCTGGGCATGTCCGAGATGGCAGGCATCGTGGTAGGCGACCGTCACCGGCAGCGGGTGCCGCTGCGCGACCGGCCCCAGCTCGGCGAGCAGCTCGGCCAGATCACGCACCTTGGCGGCGAACGCGGCCGCCCGCGACGCGTACGCCGGATCGTCGGCGAGCAGCTCGCCGTACTCCTTCAGCGACGACCCGCACCCGGCCGCGTTGACCACGAAATAGTCCATGCCGGTGCGTTCGAACGTGTCGATCAGCCGCCGCGCGAACCGCTCCGCCTCGGAGCGCCGCCCGTTGTGCACGCTCAGCGCTCCGCAACACCCCTGCCCGGACGGGATCAGCACGTCGCAGCCCTCGGCGGCGAGGACCCGTGCGGTCGCCGAGTTGACGTCCGGGAAGAACGCGGACTGCACGCACCCGGTCAGCATGCCGACCACCGCGCGCCGGGCGCCGCGGGCGGCGACGCGGCGCGGCGGCCGCGGCACGCCGCGCAGCCGCGGAGCGAGCGCGTCCAGCGTGGCCAGCGTGGGCGCGAGCCGCTCCAGCAGCCCGCTGCGGGCGACCAGCCTCTGCAGACCCGATTTCTGGTACGCCCACAGCGGTCCCCGCAACAGCCGCAGCCGCCGCGGGTACGGGAACACCGCGAAGATCGCCGCCCGCAGCGCGCGGTCCCGTGCCGTACGCGGATACCGCCGCTCCACCTGGGCCCGGGTGTCCTCGATCAGCCGGTCGTACCGCACCCCGGACGGGCACGCCGTCACACACGCCATACAGCCGAGGCAGCGGTCGAAGTGGGTGACCATCGAGTCGCTCAGCGGCTCACCCTCCACCCCCTGGGCGATCAGGTGGATCCGGCCGCGCGGCGAGTCCATCTCCTCGCCCCACAGCACGTACGTCGGGCAGGTGGCCAGGCAGAACCCGCAGTGCACGCAGTCCGACAGCAGGTCGGCGCTCGGCGGGTGGTGATCGTCGAAGGCGCCCGGCCCGGTCCCGGTCTCCGCGGCCCGCAGCGCGTCCGGTGGCGTCGGCCCGGTGCCCCGGGTGGCGTCCACGTCAGCCATCAGATGCCTCCCACGAAGCGACCCGGCGCGAACCGGTGATCGGGATCGAACCGGTCCTTGACCCGGCGCATCAGCGCCAACCCGGGCACCGGTCCCCACCTGTCCAGGGTGTCGCGTACCCCGGCGGGCGCGACCAGCACCACCGCGTGCCCGCCCGCGCGGGTCGCCGCCGCCCGCAGCAGCTCGACGGCACGGCCCACCTCGACCGTCCCCTCGGCGGTCGCCGTACCTTCGGCGGTCGCCGAGCAGCCGGGCCTGGGGCGCGGCGCGGCGGGGCCGGAGCCCGGCGTCGCGGAGGCGGAGGGTCGTGCGGCGGAGCCGGGAGCCGGCGCCGCGGAGGCGACGCGCGGCGCGACGGGTGCGGGGGAGAGCGGCGCGACGGGTGCGGAGGAGAGCGGCGCGACGGGTGCGGGGGAGAAAGGTCCGGCCGCCGCGGCGGAGGCAGCCGCGCGGTCCGTGGCGCGGGCGGTGGCGTTGCCCGGGGACGTGACGCCGGGCGGGAAGCCCGCGTAGAGAACCCCGGTCCCGGCCGATCCGCGTACCGTCGCGCCCGCGCCCACCGCGGTCGCCACCAGGGCCGGCACCTGCGACAACCGACCGGTGAGCTTGACGCCCACGCCGTCGCCGGGCCAGGGCGGCCGATCCCACCACGGCGGGGCCTCGGCCGACACCTGCCCGCCCAGCAAGTCGGCGATCGCGGCGGCCCGCTCGCGTACCCCGTCCGGTGTCCCCTCCAGCAGGACGGCCAGCTCCGGCTCCGCGCCGGGAACGGCATTCACCTCCACGGCGCTCGCCGCGAACTGCCCGGCCAGGATCCGGGCCGCGTGCCCGGGCGGGGCGACCGCCCGGACGAACCGGGACGCGGCCGGGACCGGGTGCAGCCGGAAGACGCACTCGGTGATCAGCCCGAGAGTGCCGAAGGCGCCGGTGTAGAGCTTGCAGAGGTCGTACCCGGCGACGTTCTTGACCACCTTGCCGCCGGCCCGCGCGATCGTCCCGTCCGGCCGGACCACGGTGATCCCGATCAGGAGGTCCCGCGCCGTGCCGTACCGCAGGCGGCGCGGTCCGGAGGCGTTCGCCGCGACCGTGCCCCCGGCCGTCGCGCCGGGCGGCGCGTCCAGCGCGAGTTGCTGGCCGGGCAGCCCGTGCAGCTCGGCCATCGGGGTGCCGGCCCGGACCACGGTGATCATCTCTCCGGCGGCGTGCTCGGCCACCCCGGCCAGGCGCCGGGTGTCGACGATCAGGTCCAGGCCGCGGGGTGGCGGTCCCCAGTCCAGTTTGGTGCCACCGCCCCGGATCACCACCCGCAGGCCGCGGGCGGCCCTGAGCAGCGCGGACGCTTCGGCGGTGTCGCGCGGCGCGGCCACCAGCCGGGCGGGCACCCCGCAGACCGTGTCGCCGTCTCCGGCCGGCGTCGTGAGCTCGTCCAGGTCGGCCATCAGAAGATCTCCGCGACGTCCGGCTCGTGCAGCGGGTGGACGCCCTGCCGGCGGCCCGGGGGTTCCCCGCACAGGCGCGGGGTCGGGAAGACCTTGCCCGGGTTGGCCAGCCCGTCCGGGTCGAACGCGCACCGCAGCAGCTGCATGGTGTCCAGGTCGGCCTCGTCGAACATCCGCGGCATGTACCTCACCTTGTCGGCCCCGACGCCGTGCTCCCCGGTGATCGACCCGCCCAGCTCGATGCACACGTCGAGGATGGCGCCGGACACCGTCTCGGCGCGCTCGGCGGCGCCGGGCACGGCGTCGTCGAAGAGCACCAGCGGGTGCAGGTTGCCGTCCCCGGCGTGGAACACGTTGGCGACCCGGACGCCGTGCTCGGCGGCGATCTCGCCGATGCGCCGCAGCACCGCGGGCAGCGCGGTGCGCGGGATCACCCCGTCCTGCACGATGTAGTCCGGGCTGATCCGGCCGACCGCGGCGAACGCCGACTTGCGCCCCCGCCAGATCAGCGCCCGCTCGACGTCGTCGGCCGCGATCCGGATCTCGAACGCGCCGCTGGCCTCGCAGAGCGCGCTGACCTCGTCGAACTGGGCGGCCACCTCGGCCTGCGGGCCGTCCAGCTCGACGATCAGCACCGCACCGGCGCCGGCCGGGTAGCCGCACCGCACCGCGGCCTCGGCGGCCTCGATCGCGAGCGCGTCCATCATCTCGACGGCGGCCGGGATCACCCCCGCCGCGATGATCGCCGAGGTGGCGGCCCCGGC is a genomic window of Actinoplanes teichomyceticus ATCC 31121 containing:
- the smpB gene encoding SsrA-binding protein SmpB, giving the protein MAKETGTKLIASNKKARHDYAILKTYEAGLVLAGTEVKSLRLGRASLVDAFAQEHDGEIMLYGLHIAEYGFGSWTNHAPRRTRKLLLHRTEITKILNTLRDGTGLTLVPLSMYFKDGWAKVELGIARGLKSYDKRQVMAERDAKKEIAREMGRRLKGRR
- a CDS encoding putative quinol monooxygenase gives rise to the protein MIFITAKFLIKPEHADEWPRIAGPFTEATRAELGCLWFEWSRSIDNPQEYVLVEAFRDDEAGADHVGSAHFKQARQELPRYLMATPKIVSQSVEQDGWAELGEMAVER
- a CDS encoding cellulose binding domain-containing protein; its protein translation is MHRRRLAALAGACTVLSGLLFATATRADAAAGCSVEYTVASQWPGGFGATVDVTNLGDPVTSWSLVFPLAPGQSITQLWNGSVSQSGTTVTVRNATWNGSIPTGGTASFGFTGSWTGANPAPTAFTLNGVACTGGVVNPTTPATPTTPPDDAPTRIMALGDSITGSPGCWRALLWRKLPADRVDFVGTLPGQGCGFPYDGENEGHGGYLVTNVAGQSLLTGWLAATDPDVVLMHFGTNDAWSNLPTSTILAAYTTLVGQMRASNPNMRVLVAQIIPLNPPTCADCGRRVIELNAAIPAWAAGLSTAASPITVVDQWTGFDTATDTYDGVHPNDAGNAKIAARWYPAVAAALS
- a CDS encoding (Fe-S)-binding protein, yielding MADVDATRGTGPTPPDALRAAETGTGPGAFDDHHPPSADLLSDCVHCGFCLATCPTYVLWGEEMDSPRGRIHLIAQGVEGEPLSDSMVTHFDRCLGCMACVTACPSGVRYDRLIEDTRAQVERRYPRTARDRALRAAIFAVFPYPRRLRLLRGPLWAYQKSGLQRLVARSGLLERLAPTLATLDALAPRLRGVPRPPRRVAARGARRAVVGMLTGCVQSAFFPDVNSATARVLAAEGCDVLIPSGQGCCGALSVHNGRRSEAERFARRLIDTFERTGMDYFVVNAAGCGSSLKEYGELLADDPAYASRAAAFAAKVRDLAELLAELGPVAQRHPLPVTVAYHDACHLGHAQGIRTQPRALLRAIPGLELREIAEPEICCGSAGVWNVLNPEPAAELGDRKAAAVLQTGASLLVTANPGCLMQVAAAVRRQGGEIALAHTAQVLDASIRNLGTATLTAE
- a CDS encoding FAD-binding oxidoreductase, which translates into the protein MADLDELTTPAGDGDTVCGVPARLVAAPRDTAEASALLRAARGLRVVIRGGGTKLDWGPPPRGLDLIVDTRRLAGVAEHAAGEMITVVRAGTPMAELHGLPGQQLALDAPPGATAGGTVAANASGPRRLRYGTARDLLIGITVVRPDGTIARAGGKVVKNVAGYDLCKLYTGAFGTLGLITECVFRLHPVPAASRFVRAVAPPGHAARILAGQFAASAVEVNAVPGAEPELAVLLEGTPDGVRERAAAIADLLGGQVSAEAPPWWDRPPWPGDGVGVKLTGRLSQVPALVATAVGAGATVRGSAGTGVLYAGFPPGVTSPGNATARATDRAAASAAAAGPFSPAPVAPLSSAPVAPLSPAPVAPRVASAAPAPGSAARPSASATPGSGPAAPRPRPGCSATAEGTATAEGTVEVGRAVELLRAAATRAGGHAVVLVAPAGVRDTLDRWGPVPGLALMRRVKDRFDPDHRFAPGRFVGGI
- a CDS encoding FAD-linked oxidase C-terminal domain-containing protein, with product MAGIDELAARLRAEIGAQRVLTDRQELRTYECDGLAHYKVVPALVALPATAEQVAAVVRACAQTGTPFVARGSGTGLSGGALPHADGVLIVTSQLREIVEIRPEDERAVVQPGVINLQLTKAATPHGYYYAPDPSSQQICSIGGNVAENSGGAHCLKYGFTTHHVTGLEIVTPDGERVRLGGAAPDTPGYDLLGAFVGSEGTLGVATEVTVKLTRLPEAVRTLLAAFRSTDQAGAATSAIIAAGVIPAAVEMMDALAIEAAEAAVRCGYPAGAGAVLIVELDGPQAEVAAQFDEVSALCEASGAFEIRIAADDVERALIWRGRKSAFAAVGRISPDYIVQDGVIPRTALPAVLRRIGEIAAEHGVRVANVFHAGDGNLHPLVLFDDAVPGAAERAETVSGAILDVCIELGGSITGEHGVGADKVRYMPRMFDEADLDTMQLLRCAFDPDGLANPGKVFPTPRLCGEPPGRRQGVHPLHEPDVAEIF